In Bos indicus isolate NIAB-ARS_2022 breed Sahiwal x Tharparkar chromosome 19, NIAB-ARS_B.indTharparkar_mat_pri_1.0, whole genome shotgun sequence, the following proteins share a genomic window:
- the TMEM11 gene encoding transmembrane protein 11, mitochondrial isoform X2, with product MVSLSATDCYIVHEIYNGENAQDQFEYELEQALEAQYKYIVIEPTRIGDETARWITVGNCLHKTTVLAGTACLFTPLALPLDYSHYISLPAGVLSLACCTLYGISWQFDPCCKYQVEYDAYRLSRLPLHTLTSSTPVVLVRKDDLHRKRLHNTIALAALVYCVKKIYELCAV from the exons AT GGTGAGCCTGTCGGCCACAGACTGTTACATTGTACACGAGATCTACAACGGGGAGAACGCCCAAGACCAGTTTGAGTATGAGCTGGAGCAGGCCCTGGAAGCCCAGTACAAGTACATCGTGATCGAGCCCACCCGCATCGGCGACGAGACGGCCCGCTGGATCACCGTGGGCAACTGCCTGCACAAGACCACCGTGCTGGCGGGCACCGCCTGCCTCTTCACCCCCCTGGCGCTGCCCCTGGATTACTCCCACTACATCTCCCTGCCCGCAGGCGTGctgagcctggcctgctgcaccCTCTACGGCATCTCCTGGCAGTTCGACCCCTGCTGCAAGTACCAGGTGGAGTACGACGCCTACAGACTGTCCCGCCTGCCCCTGCACACACTCACCTCGTCCACCCCGGTGGTGCTGGTCCGGAAGGACGACTTGCACAGAAAGAGACTGCACAACACGATAGCGCTGGCGGCCCTGGTGTACTGTGTCAAGAAGATCTACGAGCTCTGCGCGGTATGA
- the TMEM11 gene encoding transmembrane protein 11, mitochondrial isoform X1, with protein sequence MAAWGRRRLGPGSGGGGARERVSLSATDCYIVHEIYNGENAQDQFEYELEQALEAQYKYIVIEPTRIGDETARWITVGNCLHKTTVLAGTACLFTPLALPLDYSHYISLPAGVLSLACCTLYGISWQFDPCCKYQVEYDAYRLSRLPLHTLTSSTPVVLVRKDDLHRKRLHNTIALAALVYCVKKIYELCAV encoded by the exons ATGGCCGCGTGGGGAAGGAGGCGTCTCGGCCCGGGCAGCGGCGGTGGCGGCGCTCGAGAGAG GGTGAGCCTGTCGGCCACAGACTGTTACATTGTACACGAGATCTACAACGGGGAGAACGCCCAAGACCAGTTTGAGTATGAGCTGGAGCAGGCCCTGGAAGCCCAGTACAAGTACATCGTGATCGAGCCCACCCGCATCGGCGACGAGACGGCCCGCTGGATCACCGTGGGCAACTGCCTGCACAAGACCACCGTGCTGGCGGGCACCGCCTGCCTCTTCACCCCCCTGGCGCTGCCCCTGGATTACTCCCACTACATCTCCCTGCCCGCAGGCGTGctgagcctggcctgctgcaccCTCTACGGCATCTCCTGGCAGTTCGACCCCTGCTGCAAGTACCAGGTGGAGTACGACGCCTACAGACTGTCCCGCCTGCCCCTGCACACACTCACCTCGTCCACCCCGGTGGTGCTGGTCCGGAAGGACGACTTGCACAGAAAGAGACTGCACAACACGATAGCGCTGGCGGCCCTGGTGTACTGTGTCAAGAAGATCTACGAGCTCTGCGCGGTATGA